The following are encoded together in the Chloroflexota bacterium genome:
- a CDS encoding branched-chain amino acid ABC transporter permease, translated as MDNVIGVVDYAVGFVVMAGIYAVFALGLNVHWGFTGLFNIGIAGFFALGAYTAALMTSPAADPLLFEEFVFAGNWAQLGMLDLGIDLWFVLALAAAGAVCGVIALVIGYVTLRLNDDYLAIATLGIAESVRLFFLNEKWVANGSKGLYQIPQFLEGWLPSDKYNYLYMVAVIVVLVALFVLVQRVMKSPWGRVLRAIREDEVAAAASGKNVFSFKLQAFVLGAVIMGVGGALFAHHIRFVSPLTFDPLLGTFIIWAMLMVGGSGNNLGAILGAFVVWGLWVGARFLPGELADPNARFFMVGVLIVAVILLRPGGILGELRRVTRRGSGKSGVRLDGG; from the coding sequence ATCGATAACGTCATTGGGGTAGTCGACTACGCGGTCGGGTTCGTCGTCATGGCGGGCATCTACGCGGTGTTCGCCCTGGGCTTGAACGTGCATTGGGGCTTCACCGGGCTCTTCAACATCGGCATCGCCGGATTCTTCGCCCTCGGCGCCTATACGGCCGCGCTCATGACCTCGCCGGCGGCGGACCCGTTGCTGTTCGAGGAGTTCGTGTTTGCCGGCAACTGGGCCCAGCTCGGAATGCTCGATCTCGGGATTGATCTGTGGTTCGTGCTGGCGTTGGCCGCGGCCGGAGCGGTGTGCGGCGTCATCGCGCTCGTGATCGGCTACGTCACGCTGCGCCTGAACGACGACTACCTCGCCATCGCCACCCTGGGCATCGCCGAGAGCGTGCGGCTTTTCTTTCTCAACGAGAAATGGGTCGCCAACGGGTCGAAGGGCCTTTACCAAATCCCCCAATTCCTGGAGGGCTGGCTGCCGTCCGACAAATACAACTACCTCTACATGGTCGCCGTCATCGTCGTGCTGGTGGCGCTTTTCGTGCTGGTGCAGCGGGTCATGAAGTCGCCGTGGGGTCGCGTGCTGCGGGCGATCCGGGAAGACGAGGTCGCCGCCGCGGCCAGTGGCAAGAACGTCTTCAGCTTCAAGCTGCAGGCGTTTGTGTTAGGGGCCGTGATCATGGGCGTTGGCGGGGCGCTGTTCGCGCACCACATCCGCTTTGTCTCGCCGCTGACGTTCGATCCGCTGCTGGGCACCTTCATCATCTGGGCCATGCTGATGGTTGGTGGATCCGGCAACAACCTGGGTGCCATCCTGGGCGCGTTCGTGGTCTGGGGGCTCTGGGTCGGCGCGCGGTTCCTGCCGGGTGAGCTCGCCGATCCGAACGCCCGCTTTTTCATGGTCGGCGTGCTCATCGTCGCAGTGATCCTGCTGCGACCGGGCGGCATCCTGGGCGAGCTGCGGCGCGTGACACGGCGGGGATCGGGCAAATCGGGCGTCCGCTTAGACGGCGGCTGA
- a CDS encoding ABC transporter ATP-binding protein, translated as MALLEARDIVAGYGETEILHGVSLVVNAGEIVTIIGPNGCGKSTLMKAVVGLVPVRSGAVTFRGVDVTDHAPERVVRAGLCYVPQSANVFPSLSIRENLEMGAFIRGDDGRARIDEMFGLFPDLARRPKARAGSLSGGQRQMLALARALMLDPRLLLLDEPSAGLSPAIMGMVFERIRDINATGVALLLVEQQAREALQHSDRGYVLSGGENRLEDHGPALLENPEVARLYLGG; from the coding sequence ATGGCGCTGCTTGAGGCCCGCGACATCGTCGCCGGCTACGGCGAAACCGAGATCCTGCACGGCGTCTCCTTGGTCGTGAATGCGGGCGAAATCGTGACCATCATCGGCCCCAACGGCTGCGGCAAGTCCACGTTGATGAAAGCCGTGGTGGGCCTGGTGCCGGTGCGCAGCGGCGCCGTGACGTTTCGCGGCGTGGACGTCACCGACCATGCCCCGGAGCGGGTGGTGCGGGCGGGACTGTGCTACGTGCCGCAGTCCGCGAACGTCTTTCCGTCCCTCAGCATCCGCGAGAACCTTGAGATGGGCGCCTTCATCCGCGGCGATGACGGTCGGGCGCGCATCGATGAGATGTTCGGCCTGTTCCCCGATCTGGCGCGGCGGCCAAAGGCACGAGCGGGCAGCCTGTCGGGCGGCCAGCGCCAGATGCTGGCTCTGGCCCGCGCCCTCATGCTCGACCCCAGGCTCCTGCTGCTCGATGAGCCGTCAGCCGGGCTGTCGCCCGCGATCATGGGCATGGTGTTCGAGCGCATCCGCGATATCAACGCGACCGGCGTAGCGCTACTCCTGGTCGAGCAGCAAGCCCGCGAGGCGTTGCAGCACTCGGACCGGGGCTACGTGCTGTCCGGCGGCGAAAACCGCCTTGAGGACCATGGACCGGCGCTGCTGGAGAATCCCGAAGTGGCCCGCCTGTATCTGGGCGGGTGA
- a CDS encoding ABC transporter ATP-binding protein: protein MLQVRDVVKDFGGVRAVDHCSFDVMPGAVTGLIGPNGAGKTTLFNLISGALPLTSGRILCNGHDIGGLRPHQTFARGIMRTFQIPREFQRLTVLENLAVVPANQRGERLWAAWLTPWTVARQERRIEAKALEVLEFVQLAHLADEYAGNLSTGQKKLLELARTLMADPQLVLLDEPGAGVNRTLLNSLADNIQRASAERGVTFLLIEHDMDLVSRLCNPVIVMADGAVIAQGSPRQVQRDPQVLEAYLGGMVHGAA, encoded by the coding sequence CTGCTGCAAGTCCGCGACGTGGTGAAGGACTTCGGCGGCGTGCGCGCCGTCGACCACTGCTCGTTCGACGTGATGCCCGGCGCCGTCACCGGCCTCATCGGTCCCAACGGCGCGGGCAAGACCACGCTGTTCAATCTCATCTCCGGGGCGTTGCCGCTCACGAGCGGCCGGATTCTCTGCAATGGTCACGACATCGGCGGCCTGCGGCCCCACCAGACTTTCGCCCGCGGCATCATGCGGACGTTTCAGATTCCCCGAGAGTTCCAGCGGTTGACGGTGCTCGAGAACCTGGCGGTGGTGCCCGCGAATCAGCGCGGCGAGCGCCTGTGGGCCGCCTGGCTCACGCCCTGGACCGTGGCGCGACAGGAGCGCCGCATCGAGGCCAAGGCGCTGGAGGTGCTGGAGTTCGTCCAGCTCGCGCACCTGGCCGACGAATACGCCGGCAACCTCTCCACCGGCCAAAAGAAGCTGCTGGAGCTTGCGCGGACCCTGATGGCCGACCCGCAACTCGTCTTGCTCGACGAACCGGGCGCCGGCGTCAACCGCACCCTGCTCAACTCGCTGGCGGACAACATCCAGCGGGCCAGCGCCGAGCGCGGCGTCACCTTCCTGCTCATCGAGCACGACATGGACCTCGTCTCGCGCCTCTGCAATCCGGTCATCGTCATGGCTGACGGCGCGGTCATCGCCCAGGGATCGCCGCGGCAGGTCCAGCGCGATCCGCAGGTGCTGGAGGCCTATCTCGGAGGCATGGTCCATGGCGCTGCTTGA
- a CDS encoding acyl carrier protein → MASTAERIQKLVAENLEVDGQPVSVPDDLNANLSDAGVPSMDFVAFAKVIVAEFDVPLTPDDCAGFSTLKDLAAYIDAQAA, encoded by the coding sequence ATGGCGTCGACTGCAGAACGTATCCAGAAACTCGTTGCCGAGAACCTCGAAGTGGACGGTCAGCCCGTGTCCGTTCCGGACGACTTGAACGCCAACCTCTCGGACGCCGGAGTTCCTTCGATGGACTTCGTAGCGTTTGCCAAGGTCATCGTCGCCGAGTTCGACGTTCCGCTCACGCCCGACGACTGCGCAGGCTTCAGCACCCTGAAGGACCTGGCCGCGTACATCGACGCGCAAGCCGCCTAG
- a CDS encoding alpha/beta hydrolase, translating into MTTDETVWQVPEPLSIHEVRVDDDTVVTLRRHGNPAGPRLVLSHGNGLAIDLYYPFWSLLAEDFDLIVYDLRNHGWNAVTSLADHNVPTLVLDHDRIMQAIDRHFGSKPKVGIFHSFSALTTLLSPTTGGEFGALVLFDPPICKPGRSYEDFDAAAMRTAAAARRRTERFQSTEQLADLLSFIPTYYRSVPGVFDLVARATLRKSADGEGFELRCPREFEAQIIDYASAFAVLVDFETLQCPVKVVGADPTLPYSYLPTFDLSHVLTVDYDFLPETTHFLQLEQPQACAEVVRGFLSELDGG; encoded by the coding sequence ATGACGACCGACGAAACCGTGTGGCAGGTGCCCGAGCCGCTTTCCATTCACGAGGTGCGCGTGGACGACGACACCGTCGTGACGCTGCGTCGTCATGGGAATCCGGCAGGCCCACGGCTTGTCCTGAGCCATGGCAACGGTCTGGCGATCGACCTCTACTATCCATTTTGGTCGCTCCTGGCCGAAGACTTCGACCTGATCGTCTACGACCTGCGAAATCATGGCTGGAACGCTGTCACCTCCCTTGCCGACCACAACGTGCCGACGCTGGTTCTCGATCACGACCGAATCATGCAGGCGATCGATCGGCACTTCGGGAGCAAGCCGAAAGTCGGCATCTTTCATTCGTTTTCGGCGCTGACGACCCTGCTGTCCCCGACCACGGGCGGTGAATTCGGCGCGTTGGTGCTGTTTGACCCGCCGATATGCAAGCCCGGCAGGAGCTATGAGGACTTTGACGCCGCGGCCATGCGAACGGCCGCCGCGGCCCGCCGCCGCACCGAGCGGTTTCAAAGCACGGAGCAGCTCGCGGATCTGCTGAGCTTCATTCCGACCTACTACCGCAGCGTCCCCGGCGTGTTCGATCTGGTGGCGCGCGCCACGCTGCGGAAGTCCGCCGACGGCGAGGGTTTCGAGCTGCGCTGCCCGCGTGAATTCGAGGCGCAGATCATTGACTACGCCAGCGCATTTGCCGTGTTAGTCGACTTTGAAACGCTGCAGTGCCCCGTCAAGGTTGTCGGCGCCGATCCAACCTTGCCGTATTCATATCTTCCGACCTTTGATCTGAGCCACGTGCTCACGGTCGACTACGACTTTCTGCCTGAGACGACGCACTTTCTGCAGCTGGAACAGCCGCAAGCCTGCGCCGAGGTGGTGCGCGGGTTTCTTTCGGAACTCGACGGCGGCTGA
- a CDS encoding PIN domain-containing protein has product MRRGSSAAVFIDTNVLVMSRIPGAPDHDAARKSLERAFRAPEPLRISRQVIREYLSVVTRPQTWPVALTREEALDDVSRLIGSFEILEDGPMVTELLVALCREVPAGGRQIHDANVVATMLAHGERRLLTFNTGDFERYGGRIELLGR; this is encoded by the coding sequence ATGAGGAGAGGCTCTAGCGCCGCCGTGTTCATCGACACGAACGTGCTGGTGATGTCCCGCATCCCCGGCGCGCCGGACCACGACGCGGCGCGGAAAAGCCTGGAACGCGCCTTTCGAGCCCCCGAACCACTGAGAATCAGTCGTCAGGTGATACGCGAATACCTGTCGGTGGTCACTCGTCCGCAGACCTGGCCGGTGGCCCTCACGCGCGAAGAAGCTCTCGATGACGTGAGCCGGCTGATCGGCAGCTTCGAGATCCTCGAGGACGGGCCCATGGTGACCGAGCTCTTGGTGGCGCTATGTCGAGAGGTTCCCGCCGGGGGACGGCAGATTCACGACGCCAACGTCGTCGCAACCATGTTGGCCCACGGGGAACGCCGGCTGCTGACATTCAACACTGGCGACTTCGAGCGTTACGGTGGCCGCATTGAGCTGCTGGGCCGTTAG
- a CDS encoding 4'-phosphopantetheinyl transferase superfamily protein — protein sequence MAFEESQHGKPFATVDGMPVPDSFNVSHSGGHGLIAFAPAGRLGVDIEERVAHRNLDLLVETVLGEQEQALLARTRGDARTHLFFKLWTMKEALIKAHGMGMALDPSRVHIPTAMLGGTTQSTLQSPEMPGVRWRLDDLGNEQFAAAVAHELRAAPEQGRGNGCTLGTPANA from the coding sequence TTGGCGTTCGAGGAGTCCCAGCATGGCAAGCCGTTTGCCACGGTGGACGGGATGCCGGTCCCCGACAGCTTCAACGTGAGCCACAGCGGCGGCCATGGGTTGATCGCGTTCGCGCCGGCCGGCCGGCTGGGGGTAGATATCGAGGAGCGCGTCGCGCACCGCAACCTCGACCTCCTGGTGGAGACCGTGCTGGGCGAACAGGAGCAGGCGCTGCTCGCCCGTACGCGCGGCGATGCGCGGACTCACCTGTTCTTCAAGCTCTGGACGATGAAGGAAGCGCTGATCAAAGCCCATGGGATGGGCATGGCCCTGGATCCGTCCCGCGTTCACATTCCGACGGCCATGCTCGGCGGCACGACCCAGTCCACGTTGCAATCGCCCGAAATGCCGGGCGTTCGGTGGCGGCTGGATGACCTTGGCAATGAGCAATTTGCCGCCGCCGTCGCCCATGAACTTCGCGCGGCGCCCGAACAAGGCCGCGGCAACGGCTGCACGCTGGGAACGCCGGCGAACGCATGA
- a CDS encoding branched-chain amino acid ABC transporter permease, which translates to MTALLAAVERARLAWMPQYSVAVAIAAMLVLGFLPFVKMGLVVNGFVLGAIIATGAIGLTLIYGNLGFANIAHGDYMAMGAYVAFAIITGVLPLVGIEGQGFGPFSFGYPLLIALPVAAAVVAIGAIVLDIGIYRRLRNRKVNAVVIAMTSLGLAIALRGLIQIIWTSEKHQFPREFRQVYHLPMDVRIPPDSMFIGGLAVALVIGVYVLLTRTKIGKAMRATADNPDLARVSGIPTERVIWATWAIGGGLAAMAGVLLAVFQAQLLPSMGWEFLIPLFAAVILGGIGNPYGALVGALVIGVSMEVSTQWITPSYKHAVAFIIMIVLLLARPRGLLGGST; encoded by the coding sequence GTGACTGCCCTGCTGGCCGCCGTCGAGCGAGCGCGCCTGGCCTGGATGCCGCAGTACAGCGTGGCCGTCGCCATTGCGGCCATGCTCGTCCTCGGGTTTCTCCCCTTCGTCAAGATGGGGCTCGTGGTCAACGGCTTCGTGCTGGGCGCCATCATCGCCACCGGCGCCATCGGTCTGACGTTGATCTACGGCAACCTGGGTTTCGCCAACATCGCCCATGGCGACTACATGGCCATGGGCGCCTACGTGGCATTCGCGATCATCACCGGTGTGCTGCCCCTGGTGGGAATTGAAGGGCAGGGATTCGGGCCGTTCAGCTTCGGCTACCCGCTGCTCATTGCGCTGCCGGTGGCGGCCGCCGTCGTCGCCATCGGCGCCATCGTGCTGGACATCGGAATCTATCGCCGGCTGAGAAACCGCAAGGTGAATGCGGTGGTCATCGCCATGACATCGCTGGGACTGGCAATCGCCCTGCGCGGGCTCATTCAGATCATCTGGACGAGCGAGAAACACCAATTCCCGCGTGAGTTTCGGCAGGTCTACCACCTGCCGATGGACGTTCGCATTCCACCGGACAGCATGTTCATCGGGGGGCTCGCCGTCGCCCTCGTGATTGGTGTGTACGTGCTGCTCACTCGCACCAAGATCGGCAAGGCCATGCGCGCCACGGCCGACAATCCCGACCTGGCTCGGGTGAGCGGGATTCCGACGGAGCGTGTCATCTGGGCCACCTGGGCCATTGGCGGCGGACTGGCGGCAATGGCCGGAGTCCTATTGGCGGTGTTTCAGGCGCAGCTGCTCCCCAGCATGGGCTGGGAGTTCCTGATTCCGCTGTTCGCCGCCGTGATCCTGGGCGGTATCGGCAATCCCTACGGAGCCTTGGTCGGCGCGCTGGTCATTGGCGTCAGCATGGAAGTCTCGACCCAGTGGATCACGCCCAGCTACAAGCATGCCGTCGCCTTCATCATCATGATCGTGCTGCTGCTCGCCAGACCGCGGGGCCTCCTGGGAGGGTCCACCTGA